In a genomic window of Flavobacterium crassostreae:
- a CDS encoding M1 family metallopeptidase encodes MKNIRFKAVLQLALVFGFSSLWAQQVTEKKAEVTVSKYNYQDAFGPFFYTKNGSSTRSASGQPGAEYWQNRADYTLTATLKESNNEIIGTDLITYTNNSPDAMGFVWMHLDQNLFKPDSRGAAVVPLTGSRNGAQGEVFDGGHKIKSVKVLKTIQGKTIEKEAKFVITDTRMQVFLPEELKAKGGVVKLKIDFSYLSPQEGSDRTGVLETQNGKIFTIAQWYPRMCVYDDVRGWNTNPYLGAGEFYLEYGDFDIQITAPANHMVVCAGELLNPKTVYSTLEQSRLAKAKQSDATVVIRTPEEVATLAKTATTTTKTWHYQLKNARDISWASSAAFILDGAKINLPSGKKALALSAYPVESAGNDAWGRSTEYTKTSVENYSKRWLEYTYPVAINVAGNEGGMEYPGIVFCSWESRGEDLWAVTDHEFGHNWFPMIVGSNERLFGWMDEGFNSFINTLSATDFNQGEYKNPVSDMHQLASSYTNPSLETIMSAPDNMKEGNIGVLCYAKPSSGLIILREQILGPERFDLALRTYVARWAFKHPTPDDFFRTIENVAGEDLSWFWRGWFVYNWQFDQAIQGIKYVKNDPKQGVIITIENLEKMPLPVILDIKTKSGKVDRIKLPVEVWQKNTIWSFKHPSTEEIESIILDPEHVFPDNQESNNTWNATTGVLEKDLILDSYVGDYSNNRAPIKINFTEKNGVLTVFITDYPKFPVTSIGKDLFESKRAGLKFQFNEDKTGFDMIISENQKIPFTKDQK; translated from the coding sequence ATGAAAAATATTAGGTTTAAAGCCGTATTACAATTGGCTTTAGTATTCGGATTTTCGTCACTCTGGGCACAACAAGTCACAGAAAAAAAAGCCGAAGTAACGGTTTCAAAATACAACTACCAAGATGCTTTTGGCCCCTTTTTTTATACCAAAAATGGCAGTAGCACACGTTCTGCAAGTGGGCAACCAGGAGCAGAATATTGGCAAAATAGAGCAGATTATACGCTTACCGCTACCTTAAAAGAATCTAATAACGAAATAATTGGGACCGATCTCATTACTTATACCAACAATAGTCCCGATGCCATGGGTTTTGTTTGGATGCATTTGGATCAAAATTTGTTTAAACCAGATTCTAGGGGTGCTGCAGTAGTGCCCTTGACCGGGAGCCGTAATGGCGCTCAAGGCGAAGTTTTTGACGGAGGTCACAAAATCAAATCGGTAAAAGTGCTTAAAACAATCCAAGGAAAAACAATTGAAAAAGAAGCAAAATTTGTAATAACCGATACCAGAATGCAGGTTTTTCTGCCCGAAGAATTAAAGGCAAAAGGAGGCGTTGTGAAGCTTAAAATAGACTTTTCGTACCTTTCACCCCAAGAAGGTTCCGACCGTACGGGAGTGTTAGAGACACAAAACGGAAAAATTTTTACCATAGCACAATGGTATCCACGCATGTGTGTGTATGATGATGTGCGCGGATGGAATACAAATCCTTATTTAGGAGCGGGAGAGTTTTATTTAGAATATGGTGATTTTGACATCCAGATTACGGCCCCAGCAAACCACATGGTAGTCTGTGCTGGAGAACTATTGAACCCAAAGACAGTATATAGCACCCTTGAACAAAGTAGACTAGCCAAAGCCAAACAAAGTGATGCAACAGTAGTAATACGTACTCCAGAAGAAGTAGCTACTCTTGCTAAAACAGCCACCACCACCACCAAGACATGGCATTATCAATTGAAGAACGCTAGAGATATTTCTTGGGCATCTTCTGCAGCATTTATTTTAGATGGTGCCAAAATTAATCTTCCGAGCGGCAAAAAAGCACTAGCATTATCTGCCTACCCGGTAGAAAGTGCCGGAAATGATGCTTGGGGACGTTCTACAGAATACACCAAAACCTCGGTAGAAAATTATTCCAAAAGATGGTTAGAATATACCTATCCTGTAGCGATAAACGTTGCCGGAAACGAAGGCGGTATGGAATATCCAGGTATTGTTTTTTGTAGTTGGGAATCTAGAGGCGAAGATTTATGGGCGGTAACAGACCATGAATTTGGGCACAACTGGTTCCCAATGATTGTTGGATCCAATGAGCGTTTGTTTGGTTGGATGGACGAAGGCTTTAATAGTTTTATCAATACCTTGAGTGCAACAGATTTTAACCAAGGAGAGTATAAAAATCCGGTTTCGGATATGCACCAATTGGCAAGTAGCTATACCAATCCGAGTTTAGAAACTATTATGAGCGCTCCAGATAACATGAAAGAGGGCAATATAGGTGTTCTGTGTTATGCAAAACCTAGTTCAGGATTAATTATTTTAAGAGAGCAAATATTAGGGCCTGAGCGTTTTGATTTAGCGCTGCGTACTTATGTTGCTCGTTGGGCTTTTAAACATCCTACTCCGGATGATTTTTTTAGAACTATAGAAAACGTTGCAGGCGAGGATCTAAGCTGGTTCTGGAGAGGCTGGTTTGTATACAACTGGCAGTTTGACCAAGCAATCCAAGGGATTAAATATGTAAAAAACGATCCTAAACAAGGGGTAATTATTACTATAGAAAATTTAGAAAAAATGCCCCTGCCAGTCATTCTAGACATAAAAACCAAAAGTGGCAAAGTAGATAGAATTAAACTCCCAGTTGAGGTTTGGCAAAAAAACACTATTTGGTCTTTTAAGCACCCTAGCACCGAAGAAATTGAAAGTATTATCTTGGATCCAGAACACGTTTTTCCAGACAATCAAGAATCCAATAACACCTGGAACGCTACAACTGGAGTACTTGAAAAAGACCTTATTCTAGATTCGTATGTTGGAGATTATTCTAACAATAGAGCACCAATAAAAATTAATTTTACTGAAAAAAATGGGGTTTTAACGGTTTTTATTACAGATTATCCTAAATTTCCGGTTACCTCTATTGGAAAAGATTTGTTTGAATCTAAGAGAGCAGGATTAAAATTCCAGTTCAATGAAGACAAAACGGGATTTGATATGATTATTAGTGAAAATCAAAAAATTCCTTTTACGAAAGACCAAAAATAA
- a CDS encoding aldose 1-epimerase family protein — protein MKTTISNAFLSAEIKHAGAEVFSLKNVHTNQEYLWDANPEFWGKHAPVLFPIVGTLKNNQYRYKQQNYSLSRHGFARDMVFELIEKKDDRATFVLKNSADTLQVYPFEFELQICYTLVQNSLVVGYKVQNLNSTEMPFCIGAHPAFALAGQFEDYALEFKNKVPLRYTLLENNLISNQKATLSTTDTTLSLEYALFKNNALIFRSIPSKTVTILAQKKPLLQIEFEDFPDLGLWTLPNAPFICIEPWFGYSDTVTSSGNIMEKEGIEILQPKATFRSQYTITVF, from the coding sequence TTGAAAACCACCATATCAAACGCCTTTTTATCCGCTGAGATAAAGCATGCTGGAGCAGAAGTATTCTCCCTAAAAAATGTCCACACCAACCAAGAATATCTCTGGGATGCAAACCCAGAATTTTGGGGCAAGCATGCTCCAGTATTGTTCCCTATTGTGGGCACTCTAAAAAACAACCAATACCGCTATAAGCAACAAAACTATAGTTTGTCCAGACACGGATTTGCTAGAGATATGGTTTTTGAATTAATAGAAAAAAAAGACGATCGCGCTACCTTTGTTCTAAAAAATTCTGCCGATACGCTCCAAGTATATCCTTTTGAGTTTGAGTTGCAAATCTGCTACACTTTAGTACAAAATAGTCTTGTTGTTGGCTATAAAGTACAAAATTTAAACTCCACCGAAATGCCTTTTTGTATTGGTGCTCACCCTGCTTTTGCGTTAGCGGGACAATTTGAGGACTACGCCCTTGAATTTAAAAATAAGGTACCACTAAGGTATACTCTACTGGAAAACAATTTAATTTCCAATCAAAAAGCCACACTAAGTACTACCGATACTACGCTATCCTTAGAGTATGCATTATTTAAAAACAATGCTTTAATTTTTAGATCCATACCCTCTAAAACAGTAACTATTTTAGCTCAAAAAAAACCTTTACTACAGATCGAATTCGAAGATTTTCCGGATTTAGGTCTTTGGACGTTGCCAAATGCTCCTTTTATTTGTATTGAGCCTTGGTTTGGTTATTCGGATACGGTAACTAGTTCTGGAAATATTATGGAAAAAGAAGGAATTGAAATCTTGCAACCTAAGGCTACTTTTAGATCCCAATATACCATTACTGTATTTTAA
- a CDS encoding GNAT family N-acetyltransferase, translating into MLQINFAPFPDLETQRLSLRRITPEDANEVFALRSNKDTMKYIPRPIAKTLADALEHIATMDATIDKNEGINWAITLKDSTTLIGMIGHYRIQPQNYRAEVGYILHPDHHNRGYISEALKKVIAYGFGPMKLHSIEAVIDPNNTISEKVLLKNGFIKEAHFIENHFYNDHFLDTAIYSLLNKS; encoded by the coding sequence ATGCTACAAATTAACTTTGCTCCTTTTCCAGATTTAGAAACCCAACGTTTGTCATTGCGCAGAATTACTCCAGAAGACGCCAACGAAGTATTTGCCTTACGCTCTAACAAAGATACCATGAAATACATCCCTAGACCCATTGCCAAAACCCTTGCAGATGCTTTAGAGCATATTGCTACAATGGATGCTACAATAGACAAAAACGAAGGTATTAATTGGGCAATAACCTTAAAAGACAGTACTACTTTGATTGGAATGATAGGGCATTACCGAATACAACCACAGAACTACCGTGCCGAGGTAGGATATATCTTGCACCCTGACCACCATAACAGAGGGTACATCTCCGAGGCTTTAAAAAAAGTAATTGCCTATGGTTTTGGCCCAATGAAACTGCATTCTATTGAAGCCGTGATTGATCCCAACAACACCATTTCTGAAAAAGTATTGCTAAAAAATGGTTTTATAAAAGAGGCTCATTTTATAGAAAATCATTTTTATAACGACCATTTTTTGGACACCGCAATTTACTCTTTGTTAAATAAATCGTAA
- a CDS encoding DUF3575 domain-containing protein, with product MKKKFFWILLLFVTTSQSQTYLKVNAFTTLLTVPNIAMETSIGNKTTFNLDIMASFWKSVNNKPREFYSLTPEFRYHFKAKDNGFYLGAHFGGSIYNFQKWNYLNTDYYEKGVGYFAGATIGYKAKINERFLLDCFLGGGWHHGFYKGYRISDGSRYEHVKNYNKSGEWLPYRGGVMVSYRLH from the coding sequence ATGAAAAAAAAATTTTTTTGGATACTACTCCTTTTTGTAACTACATCCCAAAGTCAAACGTATCTAAAAGTAAATGCTTTTACGACTTTACTTACAGTACCTAATATAGCCATGGAAACCAGTATTGGCAATAAAACAACTTTCAATTTGGATATAATGGCTTCTTTCTGGAAGTCGGTTAATAACAAACCCAGAGAGTTTTATAGCCTTACACCCGAGTTTCGATACCATTTTAAGGCTAAAGATAATGGATTTTATCTAGGCGCCCATTTTGGGGGGAGCATATATAATTTTCAAAAATGGAATTATCTAAACACAGATTATTACGAAAAAGGTGTTGGTTATTTTGCAGGAGCTACAATAGGCTATAAAGCAAAAATTAACGAGCGCTTTTTATTGGACTGTTTTTTGGGTGGTGGTTGGCACCATGGTTTTTATAAAGGATACCGTATAAGTGATGGTAGCCGCTATGAACACGTTAAAAACTACAACAAAAGCGGCGAATGGCTGCCCTACCGAGGCGGCGTAATGGTATCGTATCGGTTACATTAA
- a CDS encoding VF530 family DNA-binding protein, producing the protein MEKQQSKDPLHGITLKAVLEQLVAHYGFAALGERIPIKCFNENPSIPSSLTFLRKTDWARKKVEALYVKNYKNFSTPS; encoded by the coding sequence ATGGAAAAACAACAATCAAAAGATCCCTTACACGGGATCACACTCAAGGCAGTTTTAGAACAATTGGTTGCGCACTATGGTTTTGCGGCTCTTGGGGAGCGTATTCCAATCAAATGTTTTAATGAAAATCCAAGCATACCATCTAGTCTTACGTTTTTAAGAAAAACAGATTGGGCCAGAAAAAAAGTAGAAGCCTTATATGTAAAAAATTACAAAAATTTTAGTACACCATCTTAA
- the smpB gene encoding SsrA-binding protein SmpB — protein sequence MLKTVNILNKRARFDYEIIEKFTAGIVLAGTEIKSIRLGKANITESFCEFSNNELFAINTYIEEYTFGNQFNHKARSERKLLLNKRELKSLERSVQAKGLTIVPLKLFTNEKGMAKLEIGLCRGKKTYDKRESLKEQDTKRDLDRIKKIYN from the coding sequence ATGCTAAAAACAGTCAACATACTTAATAAAAGAGCTCGCTTTGATTATGAAATAATTGAAAAATTTACTGCTGGAATTGTTTTGGCAGGAACCGAGATCAAATCCATTCGTTTAGGCAAGGCCAATATTACCGAAAGCTTTTGCGAGTTTAGTAACAACGAGCTATTTGCCATCAATACCTATATTGAAGAATATACCTTTGGAAACCAATTTAACCATAAAGCACGTAGCGAAAGAAAACTCCTTTTAAACAAAAGAGAATTAAAAAGTTTAGAACGTAGCGTGCAAGCCAAAGGACTTACCATTGTTCCGCTAAAGCTTTTTACCAACGAAAAAGGAATGGCTAAACTCGAAATCGGACTATGTAGAGGTAAAAAAACCTACGATAAGAGAGAGTCTTTAAAAGAACAAGACACCAAACGAGATTTAGACCGGATCAAAAAAATTTATAATTAA
- a CDS encoding protein-L-isoaspartate(D-aspartate) O-methyltransferase, with protein sequence MKDTGKHQGLRNQLVSVLIEKGITDKNVLDAIKKIPRHLFLDSSFENYAYQDKAFPIDAGQTISQPYTVAFQSQLLEIKKDHKVLEIGTGSGYQTAVLCLLGAKVYSIERQNELFKRTSVLLPKLGIRPKHLTFGDGYKGLPGFAPFDSIIVTAGAPFIPQALMAQLKIGGRLVIPLGDTVQVMTLLIRKNETQFEKHELGEFRFVPLLEDKN encoded by the coding sequence TTGAAAGATACTGGAAAACACCAAGGGCTTAGAAATCAATTAGTAAGCGTTTTGATAGAAAAAGGAATTACCGACAAAAATGTTTTGGATGCAATCAAAAAGATTCCGAGGCATTTGTTTTTGGATTCTAGCTTTGAGAATTATGCTTATCAAGACAAGGCTTTTCCTATTGATGCCGGGCAAACCATATCCCAACCCTACACTGTAGCCTTTCAGTCTCAATTATTAGAAATTAAAAAAGACCATAAAGTATTAGAAATTGGTACCGGATCGGGTTACCAAACCGCTGTGTTGTGTCTGTTAGGCGCTAAGGTATATAGTATTGAAAGGCAAAATGAATTGTTTAAACGCACCTCTGTATTATTGCCTAAATTGGGTATCCGCCCCAAGCATCTTACCTTTGGAGATGGCTACAAAGGGCTACCTGGTTTTGCTCCCTTTGATAGTATTATTGTCACTGCAGGTGCGCCTTTTATTCCGCAAGCCTTGATGGCACAGCTCAAAATAGGAGGTAGGTTGGTTATTCCGTTAGGCGATACGGTACAGGTAATGACTTTACTTATTCGAAAAAACGAAACCCAATTTGAAAAACATGAATTAGGAGAGTTTCGATTTGTGCCCTTGTTAGAGGATAAAAACTAA
- a CDS encoding RluA family pseudouridine synthase has product MNNNIVTEDLDQELYEHFKFEVPKGQAPLRIDKYLMGLIQNATRNKIQTAASEGAVFVNEVAVKSNYKVKALDVVQVMLTHPPYENHIVAENIALNIVYEDDTLLLINKEPGMVVHPGHGNYTGTLVHALAYHFDNLPMNSSERPGLVHRIDKDTSGLLVIAKTEAAMTHLAKQFEAKTSEREYVALVWGNVAQDAGTIEGNLARHLKDRMQMAVFADPEIGKPAITHYKVLERFGYVTLISCQLETGRTHQIRAHLKHIGHPLFNDERYGGHLILKGTTFTKYKQFIDNCFKVLPRQALHAKTLGFVHPTTSEMMRFDTDLPQDFQDCIEKWRGYSKSHLTEEEEA; this is encoded by the coding sequence ATGAACAATAATATAGTTACAGAAGATCTAGATCAAGAGTTGTATGAGCATTTTAAATTTGAAGTTCCCAAAGGACAAGCGCCCTTAAGAATTGATAAATACTTAATGGGCTTGATCCAAAATGCCACCCGTAATAAAATACAAACCGCTGCTAGTGAGGGCGCCGTTTTTGTAAATGAAGTTGCCGTAAAATCAAATTATAAAGTAAAGGCTCTAGATGTGGTTCAGGTTATGTTAACCCATCCGCCATATGAAAATCATATTGTTGCCGAAAATATAGCATTGAATATTGTTTATGAAGACGATACTTTGCTATTGATTAATAAAGAGCCTGGTATGGTGGTTCATCCCGGACACGGAAATTATACCGGAACCTTGGTCCATGCCTTGGCGTATCATTTTGATAATTTGCCAATGAACAGTAGCGAGCGCCCAGGTTTGGTACACCGAATTGATAAAGACACCTCTGGATTGTTAGTAATTGCCAAAACAGAGGCTGCCATGACGCATTTGGCCAAACAGTTTGAAGCCAAAACATCCGAGAGAGAGTATGTCGCCTTGGTGTGGGGAAATGTAGCACAAGATGCAGGAACCATTGAGGGCAATTTAGCACGCCATCTAAAGGATCGGATGCAGATGGCTGTTTTTGCAGACCCCGAAATTGGCAAACCCGCCATTACCCATTACAAAGTTTTAGAACGTTTTGGTTACGTAACTTTAATCTCCTGCCAATTAGAAACCGGTAGAACACACCAAATACGAGCACATTTAAAACATATTGGGCATCCTTTATTTAATGACGAACGCTACGGAGGACATTTGATCCTAAAAGGGACTACCTTTACAAAATACAAGCAATTTATAGACAATTGTTTTAAAGTATTGCCAAGACAAGCCTTACATGCCAAAACATTAGGTTTTGTACATCCAACCACGTCCGAAATGATGCGTTTTGATACCGATCTGCCACAAGATTTTCAGGATTGTATCGAAAAATGGAGAGGCTATTCTAAATCCCATTTAACAGAGGAAGAAGAAGCATAA
- a CDS encoding PASTA domain-containing protein, with protein sequence MSLRNYLTSRVFVLQLFLAVLVIAVLGYLFIHWLTFTTNHGNEIVVPNLSRLTEEQVEEKLDGLDLAYVLLDSMDYRSDYPKYGVVQQNPLPGAKVKEGRKIYIKINSSGFSSVKIPDLIEKTYREAVPTLKALGLEEGTITYIPNLGKDMVLEMRYKGRSIQPGDKVLKSSKIDLVLGDGKASYEEEVITDSVTEPIEEAPNEQ encoded by the coding sequence ATGAGTTTACGTAACTATCTTACTAGCCGAGTATTTGTTTTGCAATTATTTCTAGCAGTTTTGGTTATTGCTGTTTTGGGCTATTTGTTTATACATTGGTTAACTTTTACCACAAATCATGGTAATGAGATTGTAGTGCCCAATTTAAGTAGGCTTACTGAGGAGCAAGTGGAAGAAAAATTAGATGGCCTTGATCTTGCTTATGTATTGCTAGACAGTATGGATTATAGGAGTGACTACCCAAAATATGGTGTGGTACAACAAAATCCTTTGCCGGGAGCTAAGGTAAAAGAAGGAAGAAAAATATACATTAAAATTAACTCCTCGGGTTTTTCGTCGGTCAAAATTCCGGATTTAATTGAAAAAACCTACCGAGAAGCCGTGCCTACCTTAAAAGCCTTGGGATTAGAGGAAGGAACCATTACGTATATTCCTAATCTAGGAAAAGACATGGTGTTAGAGATGCGCTACAAAGGAAGAAGTATCCAGCCAGGAGATAAGGTTTTAAAATCGTCTAAAATTGATTTGGTTCTGGGAGATGGAAAAGCGAGTTATGAAGAAGAGGTAATAACGGATTCTGTTACAGAACCAATTGAAGAAGCACCCAATGAACAATAA
- a CDS encoding D-alanine--D-alanine ligase, with amino-acid sequence MKNIAIIMGGYSSEYQISLISGKVVHRYLDQSKYTGFCIHIFKEKWVYVDADQKEFPIDKNDFSVTVNQTKITFDCVFNAIHGTPGEDGLMQAYFELLQIPQTSCDYYQAALTFNKRDFLSVLKPYGIKSATSYYLNKGDTIQTNQIVTKVGLPCFVKPNKAGSSFGISKVKTEAELPIAIEVAYQEDDEIIIESFLDGTEVSVGVINYKGEIIVLPITEIVSENDFFDYEAKYQGKSQEITPARISDEMTQKVGAIAKRAYELLKMSGFSRTEFIIVNEEPFMLEMNTIPGLTPESLIPQQATAAGISLTDLFTNAIELAL; translated from the coding sequence ATGAAAAATATTGCCATAATTATGGGCGGTTATTCTAGTGAATACCAAATTTCACTAATAAGCGGAAAAGTAGTTCACCGCTATCTAGACCAATCCAAATACACCGGTTTTTGTATTCATATTTTTAAAGAAAAATGGGTTTATGTAGATGCGGATCAAAAAGAATTTCCGATCGATAAAAACGATTTTTCGGTTACTGTAAACCAAACCAAAATAACGTTTGATTGCGTATTTAATGCCATACACGGCACCCCGGGCGAAGATGGTTTGATGCAGGCTTATTTTGAATTATTGCAAATCCCACAAACCTCGTGTGATTATTACCAGGCCGCACTTACTTTTAACAAAAGAGATTTTTTATCGGTTTTAAAACCCTACGGAATAAAAAGTGCTACATCCTACTATTTAAATAAAGGAGACACCATCCAAACCAATCAAATAGTTACCAAAGTAGGCTTACCGTGTTTTGTAAAACCAAACAAAGCTGGTTCTAGTTTTGGAATTTCGAAAGTCAAAACCGAAGCAGAACTCCCAATTGCCATTGAAGTTGCCTACCAAGAAGATGACGAAATTATTATTGAAAGTTTCTTGGACGGCACCGAGGTAAGCGTTGGAGTTATCAATTATAAAGGCGAAATTATTGTATTGCCAATCACCGAAATTGTTTCGGAAAATGATTTTTTTGATTATGAAGCCAAATACCAAGGAAAATCACAAGAAATAACGCCGGCTAGAATTTCGGACGAAATGACCCAAAAGGTAGGTGCCATTGCAAAACGTGCCTATGAATTATTAAAAATGAGCGGTTTCTCTAGAACCGAATTTATAATTGTCAATGAAGAACCCTTCATGCTGGAGATGAACACCATTCCGGGATTGACTCCAGAGAGTTTAATTCCGCAACAAGCAACAGCAGCCGGTATTTCGTTGACGGATTTATTTACCAACGCTATTGAATTGGCTTTATAA
- the coaD gene encoding pantetheine-phosphate adenylyltransferase, whose product MKKAIFPGSFDPITLGHEDIIKRALPLFDAIVIAIGINADKKYMFTIEERKRFIEETFRNEPKISVITYQGLTIDLCHKLQADFILRGLRNPADFEFEKAIAHTNRYLSKIETVFLLTAAKTSYISSSIVRDVLRNGGEYQKLVPKAVRVK is encoded by the coding sequence ATGAAAAAAGCCATATTTCCTGGATCCTTTGACCCAATTACCTTAGGTCACGAAGATATTATTAAAAGAGCCCTGCCTTTATTTGATGCCATTGTGATTGCAATAGGAATAAATGCAGACAAAAAATACATGTTTACCATCGAAGAAAGAAAACGGTTTATTGAAGAAACTTTCCGGAACGAACCTAAAATTTCAGTAATAACCTACCAAGGGCTAACTATCGATTTGTGCCATAAACTTCAAGCCGATTTTATACTGCGTGGTTTGCGCAATCCCGCTGATTTTGAATTTGAAAAAGCCATTGCGCATACCAACCGCTACCTCTCCAAAATAGAAACCGTATTTTTGCTTACTGCCGCCAAAACATCGTATATAAGCTCCAGTATTGTTAGAGATGTACTTAGAAATGGAGGCGAATATCAAAAACTGGTTCCCAAAGCCGTTCGAGTAAAATAG
- a CDS encoding PhnA domain-containing protein → MSIERELNKRSAAKCELCGNTENLKVYTVLPTIKGGLDEALMACATCIDQIETPGNEDLNHWRCLNDSMWSEHLAVQVVSWRMLSRLRAAGWPQELIDQMYFDQDTLAWAQATGEGEEDENKIIHRDSNGVILETGDSVVLIKDLKVKGSSMVAKQGTAVRNIRLDHENAEYIEGKVDGQTIVIITQYVKKT, encoded by the coding sequence ATGAGTATAGAAAGAGAATTAAACAAGCGCAGCGCAGCCAAATGCGAACTTTGTGGCAACACCGAAAATTTAAAAGTGTATACGGTATTACCAACCATAAAAGGCGGCCTAGACGAAGCCTTAATGGCTTGTGCAACTTGTATTGACCAGATAGAAACCCCCGGAAATGAAGATCTAAACCACTGGAGGTGTTTAAACGACAGCATGTGGAGTGAGCACCTTGCTGTTCAGGTAGTTTCTTGGAGAATGCTAAGCCGTTTGCGCGCAGCAGGATGGCCGCAAGAACTAATAGATCAAATGTATTTTGACCAAGACACCCTGGCATGGGCACAAGCTACTGGTGAGGGTGAAGAAGACGAAAACAAAATTATCCATAGAGATAGTAACGGAGTAATACTAGAAACCGGAGATTCTGTAGTACTTATAAAAGATCTAAAAGTTAAAGGATCTAGCATGGTAGCCAAACAAGGAACCGCAGTGCGAAACATCCGGTTGGATCACGAAAACGCCGAATATATTGAAGGCAAAGTAGACGGGCAAACAATTGTGATAATTACACAATATGTCAAGAAAACGTAA